GAACCCAGGAGAGCCTGGCAGAGAAAGAGCTCCAGCTGCTCGTCATGATCAACCAGCTGTCCACGCTGCGGGACCAGCTCCTGACAGCCCACTCGGAGCAGAAGAACATGGCTGCAATGCTctttgagaagcagcagcagcagatggagctggcgcggcagcagcaggagcaggtgggctccagggggacctgtGTCCCTTCAGGGGTCACTTTGGTACCCCCTGATACAGAGGCAGGACCAGGGGGACAGGGTCCAGGGGACAGAACCCCTCTAGAACTGGTGAGGAGACAACTTTGGTATCTGCCCAGAAACCCTCCCTATTTCTGTGCTCATCCCCAGGCTTCCCATCCTGCTGCTTGCTATAGGGTGGCTCAGGGTCAAAGCTCTCCATCCCTTATCTACGTGTTGAGGATGAATCATAGGAAGTCCTTAACGTGCCCCTTCCTGACTGCCCTCTCCTTTGCTCTTTGATCACTGATTTATTCCTCTTACCCCTAATAGTGTTAAGTGTGGGGATGACATCGGGGTATGGATGATTCAATGGTGCCAAGTGCAGGGATGACATCTCTGGCATACAGTGTAGGGGTGATGGTCCCTCCTGGCACATATCTCTCCCTGTGGCCCTTGAGGCATCTTCTGTGCCAACCACAGGAGCCCACCATGCCCATGGGGATGTCCCCTTTGCTGGATTTGGGCAGCTTGTGCCCCATGGGGGCTCAGGAGCCTCTGCTCCCATTGCTCAGCCCCtctgtctcctttctgccagattgcaaagcagcagcagcagctcatccagcagcagcacaaaatcAACCTGCTGCAGCAACAGATCCAGGTAAAGGTGGGGGACACCCCTGTACCCACCCGCAGAGATGGACAGTGGGGACACCGCCCAGCTACGCCATCCCACAACCATTATCCGTGCTTCTCTTTCCTCCAGCAGGTCAACATGCCCTACGTCATGATCCCTGCCTTCACCCCCAGCCATCAGCCCCTTCCTGTGACGCAGGACCCCCAAATAGCGCTGCCCATCCAGCCCATCCCCTGCAAGCCAGGTGAGCCGAGTCCCCAGGGCGCAGGGATGCCTGTGGGGTACCCTCATTCCCCAACAATTCCTCTGTTCCCTGCAGTGGATTACCccgtgcagctgctgcacagccctcctcctcccacgCTAAAGAGACCCAGCGGCTCTGGCCATCTCCAGATGCAGGTATGGCCCCAGAGTGCCTCTACACCCCCAAAGCACCCACTGTCCCCGTGCACATGGGTGTGCCAGGGGCTGTACATCACACCCTGCCTTCTCTCTACCCCAGGAGACCTCGCAGCCGCTGAACTTGACGGCCAAACCCAAAGGCTCCGAGCTCCCCAGTGCCTCCAGCTCACCCAGTCTGAAGATGAGCAGCTGCCAGTCCCTCACACCAAGCCATGGGGCTGTGCGAgacctgcagagcagcccatccaacctgcccttgGGTGGGTTCCCATCACCTCCACCCATGGAGGGTCCTAAAACCTCCCCACAACACCTCCCAGAGGCAgcagacagctctgctccatggAGTCCCACCTTGTTGGGGTGCTCTGGGTACTCCGTGCCACCCCAGAAGGCCACGCAGCCCCATTTTTTGCTGGGTTGGGGATAGGCACTATGGGGTTTCGGGGTGCTGACGGGTGCCCTGGGCTGCTTTCCCACCAGGATTCTTGGGTGAGGGCGATGCCATCACCAAAGCCATCCAGGATGCACGGCAGCTGCTGCACGGCCACAGCGGTGCCATGGAGGGAGCGCTGAGCCACCCCTACCGTAAGGTGAGCCGAACCCACCccgtcccccccacccctccatcACTGCACCCCACGATGACTCCATCCGCGCTTCCCTCAGGACCACGTTGGCATCGATGCTTCCCCTGTGAAGGAGAGGATGGAGGAGACACCCACACACCGCCTGGATGAggctctgctgagctgtgagaTGGACGGTATGGGGACAGTGGGTGCCGTGGGGCAGCGCCacactgctccttcctcccaCTCTGACCCAGCCTTTGGGTTCCCCTCATAGGAACGCGGCATTTCCCCGAGTCCAGGAACAACAACCACATCAAACGGCCCATGAACGCCTTCATGGTGTGGGCGAAGGATGAGAGGAGGAAGATTTTGCAGGCGTTCCCAGATATGCACAACTCCAGCATCAGCAAGATCCTGGGTGAGTGCTCCGCGCCCACCCTGCCTCGCTGTGTATGGGTGGGGGATcccagctgtggggtgggatgggatggagaagGAAACCCTTCTCTTCACATCCCacagcactggggggcactgcaACGGGGCCATGATATCGGATTGACAAAGGTGTGCAAAGAGGAACCAGaggctgaggcagcagcaggggcacACTGCATGCTCGGGGTGAGGGTGGACCCGGACCCGCTGCTGGGTCTCCgggtgctgctctgagcagcagttgTGGCCATCCTTTGGGGCAGGGACCTTTGGGgcaaccctcccccccccccatgccaGGGtccagagcccagcactgttTCACTGCTATCCTCCACCAAGTGCAGCTCTTTACTTGCACCCCTGAGCacttggggggtgggggggtggaaTGCTCTCTGCTCCCCATGCTGCTGTATCCCAGCAGGACGATTTTGCACCGTCCCCAAGTGCAgcatcccccaccccccaccagcaccccacagcagccccgGGGCAGCCTGTTTCACCCCAGCTATTCAAAGCAATCGGTGTGGTCTCCCAGTGGCCCATCCGAAGGCGCACACACCTCACTCTgccgctgctgccgccgccTCAGTTTTAGCAGCTCCGCTCGTTAAAAAAGAACCGAAACAACAGCTGGGCTTCTCCCTTTGAAAGAGCACGCAGGCAGGATCTGCTCGCAACCGCTGGGGGTCGGAGAGGGGTCCGGGAGCGGAGGCGTGTGGTGTTCTGGTTGCTGTCACATTCGATGTCCGTGGCTTTAAATAGCTGGCGCAGTTCTGCCTGGGGAGCCGGAGCCGCTCTCTGCTCACTGGGGCAAATTTAACCTGCAGCTGAGAGGGCTGAGAGCGGTGCTCACTTGAGGCTGAGAGCTTTGGTtgctgtgtgctctcctgcgtggctgctgctgagaacGTGGGGCTCGGGCAGCGTGAGGGGCTGAGCAGGGGGAGGATGTGGGGTGCGCGTGGCTCCGTGCCTCGGTTTACCCAAAATACCCAACTGGTGGTGCAGGGGAGAGAGATGTGCTTTAGGGGATGGAGACCCGAGGGGGGGGCTTAGGGAATGGGGACGGGGACTCCAGAAGTCTGAAGCCGTAAGTGCTGCTGGCATCATCATCATCAGATGAGGATGCTCAAGGCTCTCTTGTTGGCTCTGAGCATCTCTAAGGGTGAAGATCCCATGCCCCTGATGGACCTTCTCTCAGGGCTGCCCCACTCCCAGCAGGATGAATTGTTTCCTCATGCCCAGCTGTAATTCCCCTTTCATCTGCTGCCTCTTGCCCTTCAAGGTGCACCTGTGAGGGGAGCTGGGCTCGCTCTTCCCCATATGCCCTTTAAGCAGTGGAAGCTGCAGTTACAGCCCCTGCACCTTCTTTTGGGCTGAGCCAACCCAGATTCACCCCATGGTGCAATCATGCAGTCCTTCCAGTGTGACCATCACTCCCCACACCCAGACGTGGGTCCGGCTGCAGCCCCTGATcccatccctcccctccccagccagcagccttgtgctgtgctctgctttcccctcctgcctcGGGTGCAGGTGGAGGTGACAATGCAGGTCAGCCAATGGGGGAATCAGAGTCACACAGCAGGACGGCCtattgcagctgcagcacccactGGAGCGGTGCCCAGGGAGGTCAGGGCTGGGGGCCATGCATGGCAGGGATCCCAGGGGTGccaccagcccagccctggctcCTATCTCACTTGAGGGCCCCACAGTCTGGGGATGTGTCCCACTGCTGCACATTCAGGTGTAGCGTGCATTAGGGCAGCATGTGAGCATTCCTAGCACctcagaatggcttgggttagaaggaaccttaaagaccGTCTAAATCCAGCCCCCGTGAGCGTGAATCCCCTCTTGCCATGGGGTCGTGCACACGGATCTCCATGGGGGAGCTGCAGCGTGGCAGGGGCTGAGCACACCCCGTGGCTCCTCTGTGCCCAGGCTCCCGCTGGAAGTCGATGACGAACCAGGAGAAGCAGCCCTACTATGAGGAGCAAGCCCGGCTGAGCCGGCAGCACCTGGAGAAGTACCCCGACTATAAGTACAAACCCCGACCCAAACGCACGTGCATCGTGGAGGGGAAACGGCTGCGCGTGGGGGAGTACAAAGCTCTGATGCGGAACCGACGGCAGGACGCCCGGCAGGGCTATTTGATAGGGTAACACAGAGGGATGCCCTGGGGGCAGTATGGGGCTCGCCCCGCTCCCGTCCCGCTGATGGcatcccccccctcctcccccttaTCCCGCAGTCCCCAGGGCAGCCAGCTGCCCCCCGGCTCCTCGGACGTGCTGTACCCACGGCCGGTGGGCATGCAGCTGCCGTCCCCGCTGATGGAGCACTACCTGCCCCGCGGCGTGGACCCCAGCATGCCTGTCATCATCAGCGCTCGTAGCCTGAAGGAAGGCGACGGCGGAGGGGACGATGGGCACTCGGTGGCGGACGGTGAGATGTATCGCTACAGCGAGGAGGAGGACtcggagggagaggagaagagcGATGGAGAGCTGGTGGTGCTGACGGActgaggggctgggggtggggggggggagggggcagcggggctggcTGGCACCAGGCGCTGGTGACCCCCGATGGGATGGGATGCGGTGCAGGCAAaggcccagcagctgcagggatgaGATGAGATGGTGGTGGGCGATGGGGGGGTTTGGGTACGTagcggtgctgctgctgctgtagggAATGGGGCTCTGCAGCTTGGCCGGGAGCTGATGGCTCAGGgaccctgcagcccccagtAAGGACCTGAGGGGATTGGGACGTGGGAAACCTTCCAGCCCTCTACTCCCTATCTATGCCACCCGCCACCCCctggccatggggacacccataagctctgctcagcccaaccctccccaccccaccgcGGTTCCCCCTTACAGCCTGGCAGTGAATTCCCATGGAGCCTTTTTTTAGCTCTTGCCTGACCCGAGTGTGAGCCAAGGGCACTGAGGAGCCCTTTGTGCTCCCGACGCTCTGTCCCACTTTGTAAATAAAGCGGGTGCTGTTCCCTGGCTGTGCCCCAGCCCTCGGGCAGCCCCAATGCACGGCACCGCTCTGGGTCCATGCATGCCCCGGTGCCTCCTTTGCACCGCAGCTCTGCGAGCGCAGGCTTCACCCCGTGCATAGTGGAAACAgcggggtggggagggggtggggggagagggaagtgggggaagaggaaaaaatgacagcaatttaaagggaaaaaaaagaaagaaagaaagaaagaaaaaaataatacctggctctgctcagcacccAGCGCTGGGTTTGCGTGTGGGTGCAGCAGTGGCTGCGCATGCAGCACCGGGCGCAGCGCGGAGCACACGCACCGCCGTGTGgcagcagccaggcacagcCGTGCTGCATGCATCACACCCCTGCtaggggctgcagcagcaccgcTGCTCCCCCGCGCTCCAGGGCCACGGCAGCCGGTGGGGGTCCTTTCTCTTTGCCCACccccttctctcttcccctcttaGTGCTTTATTTATTCCCCCCATGGCACAGCTCAGGCTGGGGCTGGATGTGGCCGTGCGCACCGAAGGGgcagctcttcctctctctctctctctctctctcttttttttttaaagactgtaaATATAGATAGAGCTTTATTTTGTTAATAAGACGAGTAACTTAACCTGTATATTTCACATACTTGTTTACAAACTGCCCTCCCCACC
Above is a window of Gallus gallus isolate bGalGal1 chromosome 26, bGalGal1.mat.broiler.GRCg7b, whole genome shotgun sequence DNA encoding:
- the SOX13 gene encoding transcription factor SOX-13 isoform X4, encoding MSMRSPVSPHLELDGAGSMVNCSIKTEEKKESGYESPPGAAPSTEPHPNDPPGPPPREGTDPQALPQESCSPAGDALEPRCSAFEPAVGSQEKLDFNRNLKEVMPTIEKLLSSDWKERLLGRNAAETKEVKGTQESLAEKELQLLVMINQLSTLRDQLLTAHSEQKNMAAMLFEKQQQQMELARQQQEQVNMPYVMIPAFTPSHQPLPVTQDPQIALPIQPIPCKPVDYPVQLLHSPPPPTLKRPSGSGHLQMQETSQPLNLTAKPKGSELPSASSSPSLKMSSCQSLTPSHGAVRDLQSSPSNLPLGFLGEGDAITKAIQDARQLLHGHSGAMEGALSHPYRKDHVGIDASPVKERMEETPTHRLDEALLSCEMDGTRHFPESRNNNHIKRPMNAFMVWAKDERRKILQAFPDMHNSSISKILGSRWKSMTNQEKQPYYEEQARLSRQHLEKYPDYKYKPRPKRTCIVEGKRLRVGEYKALMRNRRQDARQGYLIGPQGSQLPPGSSDVLYPRPVGMQLPSPLMEHYLPRGVDPSMPVIISARSLKEGDGGGDDGHSVADGEMYRYSEEEDSEGEEKSDGELVVLTD
- the SOX13 gene encoding transcription factor SOX-13 isoform X2, with amino-acid sequence MSMRSPVSPHLELDGAGSMVNCSIKTEEKKESGYESPPGAAPSTEPHPNDPPGPPPREGTDPQALPQESCSPAGDALEPRCSAFEPAVGSQEKLDFNRNLKEVMPTIEKLLSSDWKERLLGRNAAETKEVKGTQESLAEKELQLLVMINQLSTLRDQLLTAHSEQKNMAAMLFEKQQQQMELARQQQEQIAKQQQQLIQQQHKINLLQQQIQVNMPYVMIPAFTPSHQPLPVTQDPQIALPIQPIPCKPVDYPVQLLHSPPPPTLKRPSGSGHLQMQETSQPLNLTAKPKGSELPSASSSPSLKMSSCQSLTPSHGAVRDLQSSPSNLPLGFLGEGDAITKAIQDARQLLHGHSGAMEGALSHPYRKDHVGIDASPVKERMEETPTHRLDEALLSCEMDGTRHFPESRNNNHIKRPMNAFMVWAKDERRKILQAFPDMHNSSISKILGSRWKSMTNQEKQPYYEEQARLSRQHLEKYPDYKYKPRPKRTCIVEGKRLRVGEYKALMRNRRQDARQGYLIGPQGSQLPPGSSDVLYPRPVGMQLPSPLMEHYLPRGVDPSMPVIISARSLKEGDGGGDDGHSVADGEMYRYSEEEDSEGEEKSDGELVVLTD
- the SOX13 gene encoding transcription factor SOX-13 isoform X1, producing MSMRSPVSPHLELDGAGSMVNCSIKTEEKKESGYESPPGAAPSTEPHPNDPPGPPPREGTDPQALPQESCSPAGDALEPRCSAFEPAVGSQEKLDFNRNLKEVMPTIEKLLSSDWKERLLGRNAAETKEVKGTQESLAEKELQLLVMINQLSTLRDQLLTAHSEQKNMAAMLFEKQQQQMELARQQQEQIAKQQQQLIQQQHKINLLQQQIQQVNMPYVMIPAFTPSHQPLPVTQDPQIALPIQPIPCKPVDYPVQLLHSPPPPTLKRPSGSGHLQMQETSQPLNLTAKPKGSELPSASSSPSLKMSSCQSLTPSHGAVRDLQSSPSNLPLGFLGEGDAITKAIQDARQLLHGHSGAMEGALSHPYRKDHVGIDASPVKERMEETPTHRLDEALLSCEMDGTRHFPESRNNNHIKRPMNAFMVWAKDERRKILQAFPDMHNSSISKILGSRWKSMTNQEKQPYYEEQARLSRQHLEKYPDYKYKPRPKRTCIVEGKRLRVGEYKALMRNRRQDARQGYLIGPQGSQLPPGSSDVLYPRPVGMQLPSPLMEHYLPRGVDPSMPVIISARSLKEGDGGGDDGHSVADGEMYRYSEEEDSEGEEKSDGELVVLTD
- the SOX13 gene encoding transcription factor SOX-13 isoform X3, with amino-acid sequence MSMRSPVSPHLELDGAGSMVNCSIKTEEKKESGYESPPGAAPSTEPHPNDPPGPPPREGTDPQALPQESCSPAGDALEPRCSAFEPAVGSQEKLDFNRNLKEVMPTIEKLLSSDWKERLLGRNAAETKEVKGTQESLAEKELQLLVMINQLSTLRDQLLTAHSEQKNMAAMLFEKQQQQMELARQQQEQQVNMPYVMIPAFTPSHQPLPVTQDPQIALPIQPIPCKPVDYPVQLLHSPPPPTLKRPSGSGHLQMQETSQPLNLTAKPKGSELPSASSSPSLKMSSCQSLTPSHGAVRDLQSSPSNLPLGFLGEGDAITKAIQDARQLLHGHSGAMEGALSHPYRKDHVGIDASPVKERMEETPTHRLDEALLSCEMDGTRHFPESRNNNHIKRPMNAFMVWAKDERRKILQAFPDMHNSSISKILGSRWKSMTNQEKQPYYEEQARLSRQHLEKYPDYKYKPRPKRTCIVEGKRLRVGEYKALMRNRRQDARQGYLIGPQGSQLPPGSSDVLYPRPVGMQLPSPLMEHYLPRGVDPSMPVIISARSLKEGDGGGDDGHSVADGEMYRYSEEEDSEGEEKSDGELVVLTD